The Corallococcus silvisoli genome contains the following window.
CGACGCAGATAGGTGTGTCATCCGGAGGAGCGTCCAGAGCCCCCGTGACGCTCCTCCCTCGCGAGCCCGCCGCGAGACCTCCGGGGCCGGGGTGTGACGCTGCTGGTCATCGCACAGAGCGTGCGGAAGACCTGACTGCCGGCACGGCGGTGGAGTACACAGGGTGGGACGTGACTCTGGCGCGCAAGCGCTCCCTCCGACGTGAACTCTCGCGCAGAAGGACATGCCGACATGAACGCAACCCGGTGGTTCGGACTCGCTTCCCTGATGTTGCTGCTGGCCTCCAACTCCCTGGCCGAGGACAAGGCCCCCGCGGAGGCGACGGGCGCCGTCGGCCGGTGGACGACCATCGATGACGAGACGAAGAAGCCCAAGTCGGTCATCGCCATCTACGAGGAGAACGGCAAGCTGTACGGGAAGATCGAGAAGCTCTTCCGCGAGCCCACGGAAGAGCAGAACCCGGTCTGTGACAAGTGCCAGGGGGCGCTGAAGGACCAGCCCATCATCGGGATGACCATCCTGCGCGACCTGAAGAAGGACGACGACGAGTGGTCCGGTGGCACCATCCTCGATCCGGCGAACGGCAAGACCTACAAGTGCAAGATCGCCGTCGAGGAGGGGGGCAAGAAGCTGAAGGTCCGCGGCTACATTGGCATGTCATTGCTGGGCCGCACCCAGCACTGGAACCGCGCCGAGTAGCCGGAGGCGCTGAACTCAAGGGACGTACCGCTCGGCGGTGTTCAAGACCCCGCCGTCGGAGTCGCCCCCGATGATGAGCACGCCCCCGGCATCCAGCCATGTGGCCGTGTGGTAGGCGCGCGCGGCGGCCATGGGGGCGATGAGCTCCCTGCCGCCATCCGGCCGGAGGAGCTCCGCGGAGTCGCGCGGGGCTGTGTAGTCGGTGGAGGAATACCCGCCCGTGACGAGCACGTCGCCCGAGGGCAGGGCGGTGGCCGTATGGACGAAGCGAGCGTGTTTCATGTCCTCCTGGGGAATCCACGCGGCAGTCTCCCAGTCGTAGCGCTCCACCGAGCTGATGACCCATCCAGGCGACCCCACCCGTGAGCCGGTGACCAGGACTTCGCCTGACGGCAATAGCGTGGCGGCATGCCCGTTGCGCCCATTCTTCATCCGCGCGAAGAGGGGGCGCCAGCCAGCATCCGGCTGACTCGAGTCGTAGAGCTCCGCGGTCGTCTGCGCACCGTTTTGATTGAAGCCACCGATCGCCATCACCATGTCCTCGTCGAGCAAGGTGAGTGTCAGCGCGCTTCGGCCGACATTCAGGTTCCCCGCGTTCGTCCAGGTGTGGCTGTCCGGGTCGTAGAGCGCCGAGGTATTCAGCCCGTCGTAATCCGAGGTCCCGCCACCCGCGACCAGCACCTTCCCCGAGGGCAGACGGACGGCCGCATGGCTGGCACGTGCTCCCAGGTCGATGGACTCGTATTGGGTCCACGCACGGGTCTCCGGGTCGTAGACTTCCGCGTTGCTCAGCGCGCTGCCTGATGGACCCCGTCCGCCGACCACCACGACCTTGCCATCGCCCAGCAGGGTGGCGGTGTGGTCCATCCGCGCTGTCGTGAGGACCCCGCCATCGCTCCAGCTGTTGGTTGAGAGCGTGTAGAGCTCCGTCGAGCGCGTCGGCGAGAAGCCATTGCTGCTCCCGCCAACGACGAGCACCCGGCCATCGTTCAGGACCGTGGCGGTGTGGCCCATGCGCCGCGTCTGCATTGGAGGCACCGGCTTCCACCCCGGTGGCTCGGTCTCCAGCGGCCCCCCGTCAGACCCTGCGTCCGTTCCACCATCCGGCTTATCCCCACCGTCAACGCTTGCATCGGGCTCGCCTCCTCCATCCTCCGCGGGCCCCGGGTCCTGACAGGTGACGCGGTTGGCCTGACAGAACCGATCCACGGCGCCATCGACGTCGAGACACCCGGCCATGTGGATGCCGAGCGCCAGCAGTCCCAGGGCCGCGAAGCGAAGTGGAGGACTCATGGCCACCTCCCGGCGACGAACGCGGATGTGCCGTCTGTTCCTACCTGCAAGGACGATCGCTTCTCTGGCGCACCCAGGAGGTACATTCCCGTGGCGGCGCCCAGCCCCACCACGCCCCCCATCAAGAGCCCCACGCTGACCTTCTGGAGCCCGCGAGCACCGCGCGCCACGTCGAGGGCGTCGGCTCGGGAGTGGAGGTCCGGGGCCGCGCCCTCCAGCTTCGCCTTCCTCCCCTCCGCCATCCCCCAGAAGATCCCCGCCGTGGCCACGAGGGCTCCTCCCGCCACGGCGGGGATGAGCGCCCGGGTGCGCAGCGAGGCCCGTGAGCCGGACGCGTCCAGCGCCGACTCGGGGGCCGCCACTGGCGCCACCGAGACCGCCACCGGAAGCGGCTCGGAGGGGGGCGGACTCGCCTGGGTCAGCGCGAGGGCTTCCCGTCTCGGGGGCTCGCGGTCCTCTCCTCGTGTGGCCAGCTCGCTTCGCACGTTCTTGCGCATGGCCTCGAAACGCCGCTTCAGCTTGGGCGAGACGTTCAGCGGCAGCGTCGCGTCGGGGTCCAGGATGAGACAGGCCCTGAAGGCGGCGTCGCTCTGACGGTTCTTGATCTGCTCCGCCAGGATGATCCCCTCGTAGAGCAACATCGCCACGTCATCCTCGGGCCCCGTCGACAGCTGTTTGCAGCGGGCCACCTGCTCCAGCGCGCTCTCGTAGGCGAGGTCCTCGATCAATCGATGGACGGAGACCACGCAGCGGTGCACTTCGGTGGAGTCGTCGCCCCGGGCGACCCCTGGGATGAGGGCGAGCCCCAGGAGCAGGGGCCAGACCCGGATGGGCACGAGCTGTTTCGTTGGCATCGCCTGGACTTCTTTCAAACGCGTCCCGCGTGTTGGCGTCGAGGCAGTGGGGCGCGACGGGGCCGCTCCACGCGGCGACCCAGGGGTGTCCGGGTCTCCAGGCAGGAAGAGGGGGCGGGCTGGATTTCGTCCCAAGAATTCCTGGGCGGCCCGATGTGGGTCAGCCTGCTCCGCGAGTCAGTCGAGCAGCCCGTGCAGGCTGATATCCAGCCGGCTGTTGACGAGGCCCAGCAGGCTCTCCAGCGCGAGCTGGTCCTGCTTCAGCCGGGGCGTGAGCTCCATCCGGACGCGCTCGAGGAGCAACTCGCGGGCGTCGGCGACCCTGCGCGCGACGCTGGAGCGTGAGCCGCCATACAGGAGCGTCAGCCGGTCCATCGTGAACCCGTGGAAGTGGTGCAGGCGCAGCAGGGTCCGCTCCTGTTCGGGGAGCACCTCCACCGCCTTCCGCAGCGACTCGACGAGGAGCTGGCGCGCGTCTTCGCGCAGCAGCGCGTACTCGGGATTGCTCGGGGCCAGCAGCCGCGCGAGCTCCTCGGGAGGATCCGCCACGAGCTGATGGCGCTCGTCCCGGCCCACCAGCTCCCCGGCGATGCGCGCGGCGATGATGACGACCCAGGTGAGCAGGGGCCCTCGTCCCCCATAGCTCGAAATCTTGGGGGGCGCGCCGCCGCTGGCCACCAGCAGCCGCTCGCGCAGCATCTGCAGCACTTCGTCCAGCATGCTCGGCGACACCCGCCCAAGCCGGGAGGGAACGAGCCGGAGGAGGTGCTGCTCGAAGGCCCGGAGGGCGGCGGACTCCCCGGTGGCGCAGGCGCACGCGAGGTACAGGTCGGCGGCATGGAGGACGCGCAGCACCTCCAGGGTCTTCCCCGCGGGCAGGTGCCGGGCCAGGTGCCGCACGAAGGACTCGGCCGGGAGCGGGAGGGCGGGCCATGCGGCGCGGGCCGCCTCGACGTGTCCGTGCAGCAGCGCCTCCCACCCCTCCACGGCCTCCAGCTCCGCGGACTGCCCCCGTGGCAGGTGCTCCCGCAGCAGCGCCGCGAGGGTGCCTGGGTTCCGTTCGTCGCTCATGGCCTCGCCTCACGCTGTTGCCACGCCAACACCTGCTGGAGCTCCGGGCGACCTCGGATTCCCACGGACTCCAGATGCGCCCGGGCCTCGTCGGCCATCGCGAGCGCCCGCGACCGGTCCGGGGCGGACCGCGTCGCCACGAGCGCCCGGGCCAACGCGAAGGCGGTCTTGCCAGCGAACCACGGGTCCTTGATGTCGCCGGATTGGGTCTGGATGCGCCGGGCGCGCTCGAGCAGCGGGATGGCCTTCGCCACGGCGCCCAGCGCCAGCTGTGCCTCTCCAGCGCAGGACAGGGCACCGGCACCATCCTGGGACTCCACGCCGTCGGCCTTCTCGGTGAGCTTCAGCGCGCGCTCGCAGTACATGAGTGCGTCCTGCGGGGCCTGGGCGGCCAGGGTCACGTCGGCCAGGGGAAGCAGCACGGACAGCAACCCGGCCCCCTCCGGCCCATGCGCCTTCTCCTGCCGCCTCAGCGCGTCCAGCACGTCGCGCCGTGCCTCGGAGTGGCGGCCCAGGTTCATGAGCGTGAGCCCTCGGACCACCAGCGACGGGACGGCTCGCGTCGTGTCGGGGCCCTGCAATTGCTGGATGCGCTCCAGGGCCTGGGTGGAGAGCTCGACCGCCTTGTCGAACTTCCCGGCCTCCCCGGCCACCATCGCCTGCTCCTCGATCACCTGGACGACCGAGTAGTGATTGGGAGCGCGGGTTCTCTCGAAGATGGCGCGCGCCCGCTCGAGCATGGGCGCCACTTCCTCCTGTCGGCCCTCGATGCGCAGGGCCGCCGCGAGGTTCAGGAGCGCTGTCGCGAGGAGGGTATTCTCCGGGGCGTGAGAGGCCTCGTGGAGGGCCAGGGCCGTGCGCCAGATGTCCACGGCCGCGGCGCGCTTGCCCACGTGCAGATAGGCCGAGGCGACCCGGTTGTAGGAGGCGACGAGCTCGGGGTTGTCGGGGCCCAACAGGCGCTTGCGCAGCTCGAGCGCCTGGAGGTGGAACTCCAGTGACTCGTTGTCGTGGTTCTGGACCATGCGGATCCTCCCCATCTCGTGGAGGAGGCTCGCCGTGTGGAGGCTGTCCGGGCCGTTTCTCCTGCGTGAGAACTCCAGGCCCTGCACGGCCTCCTTCTCCGCCTCGGCGAGGTTGCCTTGCTGCTCCCGCAGCGAGGCCAGGCGCAGGTGCAGGAGCGTCGTGAGGTCCGGGAAGCGCTCCCGCCCCAGTCGCTCGACGGCGGACCGTGCGTGCCGGATGAGCTTCTCCGCGTCCGCGGGGCGGTACTGCGCCTCACCGACCACGAAGATGAGCTCCAGCCATGCACGCGCCACGCTCTCGTCGTCACGCCCGGCCTCGGCGGCCCACACGGCCTCGTAGAGGGCCGACTCCGCTTCCTTGGGTTTGTCGCTCTGCTCCAGGAGCTCGCCGTGGGCCAGGAACACCTCCGCCTCCAGCGGCTTGTAGCCAAGCCCCTGCTGCTCTTCGAGGAGCGCGGACGTCACCGCGAGGCCGTCGGTGAAACGGCGTGCCACGAGGTGGGCCCGGGCCTGCGCCAGCTTGTGCCTCGCCGCCTCCACCCGGGAGAGGAGGCTGTCGGGCGGCTGCGGGCGGATGGCGAGTCCGCTCGTGTCCCGGCACCCGGCGAGCCCCTCAAGGGAGGCCGCGAGCGGGCGCGTGTTCTGCACGGTCTGCGCGTCAGCCTTCTCCAGCACCTCCGTGACGGCGGCCAGCTGCCAGAGCCGCGCATCGAGGCATGCGGCGGTCTGCCTGGCCGAGGCCGCGGCCTCACCCGTCATGGCCAGGCACGCCTCGGTGCGAAGCGACTGCCATTGCGCGGTGTGGGCATCCAGCACCGCCGCGAGCTGTTCCCAGGCTTGCGCGGCATAGGGCAGGCCGGTGGCGAGGAAGGCCGCGCGGCCCTGTTCTCGCCGCGCGGCGCTCCAGGCCACCGCGACCTTCTCCGCTTCCTGCGCACAGCTGGCCTCGCGCCGCTGCGCGGTCGTCCCGTAGGCCGCGAGCGTCCCGATGAGGCCGGCAACGGCCATCGTCGCCATGATCCGCGCGAGCCACCGGACGGGCCGTGGCGCGAGGGCGGCCAGCAGCGCGTGCATGGAGGGGAAGCGCTCCTCGGGCTTCGCGCTGAGCCCCCGGAGGACCGCGCGTCGAATCCGGGTCGGGATCTTCACGTCGCGCTTCGGCGGGCTCAGCCTGCCT
Protein-coding sequences here:
- a CDS encoding DUF2147 domain-containing protein, with product MNATRWFGLASLMLLLASNSLAEDKAPAEATGAVGRWTTIDDETKKPKSVIAIYEENGKLYGKIEKLFREPTEEQNPVCDKCQGALKDQPIIGMTILRDLKKDDDEWSGGTILDPANGKTYKCKIAVEEGGKKLKVRGYIGMSLLGRTQHWNRAE
- a CDS encoding Kelch repeat-containing protein, encoding MSPPLRFAALGLLALGIHMAGCLDVDGAVDRFCQANRVTCQDPGPAEDGGGEPDASVDGGDKPDGGTDAGSDGGPLETEPPGWKPVPPMQTRRMGHTATVLNDGRVLVVGGSSNGFSPTRSTELYTLSTNSWSDGGVLTTARMDHTATLLGDGKVVVVGGRGPSGSALSNAEVYDPETRAWTQYESIDLGARASHAAVRLPSGKVLVAGGGTSDYDGLNTSALYDPDSHTWTNAGNLNVGRSALTLTLLDEDMVMAIGGFNQNGAQTTAELYDSSQPDAGWRPLFARMKNGRNGHAATLLPSGEVLVTGSRVGSPGWVISSVERYDWETAAWIPQEDMKHARFVHTATALPSGDVLVTGGYSSTDYTAPRDSAELLRPDGGRELIAPMAAARAYHTATWLDAGGVLIIGGDSDGGVLNTAERYVP
- a CDS encoding RNA polymerase subunit sigma-70; the protein is MSDERNPGTLAALLREHLPRGQSAELEAVEGWEALLHGHVEAARAAWPALPLPAESFVRHLARHLPAGKTLEVLRVLHAADLYLACACATGESAALRAFEQHLLRLVPSRLGRVSPSMLDEVLQMLRERLLVASGGAPPKISSYGGRGPLLTWVVIIAARIAGELVGRDERHQLVADPPEELARLLAPSNPEYALLREDARQLLVESLRKAVEVLPEQERTLLRLHHFHGFTMDRLTLLYGGSRSSVARRVADARELLLERVRMELTPRLKQDQLALESLLGLVNSRLDISLHGLLD
- a CDS encoding protein kinase domain-containing protein, with the translated sequence MQPCPQEATLTDFLSGLLSEEDRVRVLAHVESCSDCRWALAAGEGGPAARSGAPAAPSEAHSPPQLLPGHSVSRYVVRETLGAGAMGVVYAADDPELGRRVALKVLRPEGRHHQELQQRLLREAQALARLSHPNVVTLYDVGTHGDGVFLAMALVEGITLAEWMKQPHPWQDVLRVFLEAGKGLAAAHAAGLVHRDFKPANILLGKDGRVFVTDFGIARLFQEEEAAAREEHAEAPVAPAGQLTRTGQLLGTPAYLAPELVRGQRADARSDEFSFCVALHEALFGGRPFQGETLKELVQAAQQGRLSPPKRDVKIPTRIRRAVLRGLSAKPEERFPSMHALLAALAPRPVRWLARIMATMAVAGLIGTLAAYGTTAQRREASCAQEAEKVAVAWSAARREQGRAAFLATGLPYAAQAWEQLAAVLDAHTAQWQSLRTEACLAMTGEAAASARQTAACLDARLWQLAAVTEVLEKADAQTVQNTRPLAASLEGLAGCRDTSGLAIRPQPPDSLLSRVEAARHKLAQARAHLVARRFTDGLAVTSALLEEQQGLGYKPLEAEVFLAHGELLEQSDKPKEAESALYEAVWAAEAGRDDESVARAWLELIFVVGEAQYRPADAEKLIRHARSAVERLGRERFPDLTTLLHLRLASLREQQGNLAEAEKEAVQGLEFSRRRNGPDSLHTASLLHEMGRIRMVQNHDNESLEFHLQALELRKRLLGPDNPELVASYNRVASAYLHVGKRAAAVDIWRTALALHEASHAPENTLLATALLNLAAALRIEGRQEEVAPMLERARAIFERTRAPNHYSVVQVIEEQAMVAGEAGKFDKAVELSTQALERIQQLQGPDTTRAVPSLVVRGLTLMNLGRHSEARRDVLDALRRQEKAHGPEGAGLLSVLLPLADVTLAAQAPQDALMYCERALKLTEKADGVESQDGAGALSCAGEAQLALGAVAKAIPLLERARRIQTQSGDIKDPWFAGKTAFALARALVATRSAPDRSRALAMADEARAHLESVGIRGRPELQQVLAWQQREARP